In Acetobacteroides hydrogenigenes, a single window of DNA contains:
- a CDS encoding respiratory chain complex I subunit 1 family protein has product MTGYLLIILAAFFFPGIIARTKSIASGRKGPRIIQPVRDIVKLLRKGSVYSTTTSSIFRIAPTVGLACVLTAMLVIPFAGGNALISFNGDFVFFAYLLALGRFLMIIAALDTGSSFEGMGANRETLYALLVEPALFVMMGVMAMMTGCTSFTEIFKAFNTVGDYSLLLGALFACLVILIAMVENSRLPVDDPKTHLELTMVHEVMILDNSGFDLGLIHLTSSLKFGVFSMLMANMLIPPSWKIGYQFLYFGVIAVGFAVVVGLLESFRARNKMAKNPQYLLTLTAIGLLGLIVALILMQKIA; this is encoded by the coding sequence ATGACCGGATACCTACTTATTATACTCGCGGCATTCTTCTTTCCAGGGATCATTGCTCGAACCAAAAGCATTGCCTCGGGGCGTAAAGGGCCACGTATTATTCAGCCTGTGCGCGACATCGTGAAGCTGCTACGAAAGGGTAGCGTTTACAGCACTACCACAAGTTCGATCTTTCGTATCGCACCTACTGTAGGCCTTGCCTGCGTGCTTACTGCAATGCTGGTTATCCCGTTTGCGGGTGGCAATGCCCTGATTTCTTTTAACGGCGATTTTGTCTTCTTCGCCTACCTGCTTGCGTTGGGTCGTTTTCTTATGATTATTGCCGCGCTCGATACGGGCAGCAGCTTCGAGGGGATGGGAGCCAACCGCGAGACGCTCTACGCGCTGCTCGTCGAACCGGCCCTGTTCGTTATGATGGGCGTTATGGCCATGATGACAGGGTGCACCTCGTTTACCGAGATCTTCAAGGCGTTTAACACCGTTGGCGACTACTCGTTGCTGCTGGGCGCTCTATTTGCCTGCCTCGTAATCCTTATTGCCATGGTCGAGAATAGCCGACTTCCTGTCGATGACCCAAAAACGCACCTAGAGCTTACCATGGTGCACGAGGTTATGATTCTCGACAACTCTGGATTTGACTTAGGGCTGATTCATCTTACCTCGTCGCTAAAGTTTGGCGTATTCTCCATGCTCATGGCCAATATGCTTATTCCTCCATCGTGGAAAATTGGCTACCAGTTCCTCTACTTCGGGGTGATCGCTGTTGGGTTTGCCGTTGTTGTCGGGCTGCTCGAATCGTTTAGGGCGCGTAACAAGATGGCGAAAAACCCTCAATACCTGCTTACGCTTACCGCCATTGGCCTGCTTGGCCTGATTGTGGCTCTTATTCTAATGCAAAAAATAGCTTAA
- a CDS encoding proton-conducting transporter transmembrane domain-containing protein, whose amino-acid sequence MAFYTVVTAVGALGLFDTGLVNNGSSSVAIDPLSFLFIAAINLVCVLTTVYSKGYLAPYMEKKNRSELAIHGAALVWLQVSMILVVTLREGFAFLAAWEAMTLASFVLVMFEAEKHETFKVGISYLIQMHVGFFLILAGFVVAYVKTGIFGFDGLSSYFATNNGIPVFLLFFLGFGLKAGFVPLHTWLPNAHPAAPSHVSGAMSGIMIKMGIYGLLRVLFAMHSQYLEVGMILLAVSLLTGVWGVVSAIVQKDLKKVLAYSSIENIGIIGIGLGLGFIGLHIQYPQLSLLAFAGAVLHIVNHSLFKPMLFMGAGSVYTATHTRNMNDLGGLIKKMPHTSLLFIVGAMAICALPPFNGFISELLIYVGMFDSLVGQSLRETILLITSSMILALIGGLAVFAFSKAVGIAFLGAPRKPIDHVKEVSRWMLVPQYVLLAGILAIGLFPSIAVKLILPVVAQFPQVNTSTELLQPILNTTSSITWISLAFVGFIAVIFFFRKKMQQDVIITEGPTWGCGYSAVNATQQYTSTSYADSLISISKPLVKVTKDFEPLEKTDFFPHATSFKTGSNDVFEEMVTVHPTNRLLKIIRKAAILQTGHVQHYVLYALLFIVAILVLTYFKLI is encoded by the coding sequence GTGGCATTTTATACCGTTGTTACAGCGGTAGGCGCATTAGGTCTTTTTGACACAGGGTTGGTTAATAATGGGAGTAGCTCTGTTGCTATCGATCCATTATCATTCCTTTTTATTGCTGCTATTAACCTCGTTTGTGTGCTCACAACGGTATACTCTAAGGGGTATCTCGCCCCTTATATGGAAAAGAAGAATAGGAGTGAGCTGGCCATTCATGGTGCTGCGCTGGTTTGGCTGCAGGTGTCCATGATACTGGTGGTAACGCTTCGCGAAGGCTTTGCTTTTCTGGCAGCGTGGGAGGCCATGACATTGGCTTCATTCGTTCTGGTGATGTTCGAGGCCGAGAAGCACGAAACGTTTAAGGTTGGAATATCGTACCTTATTCAGATGCACGTTGGCTTCTTCCTTATCCTTGCCGGATTTGTGGTTGCCTACGTAAAAACCGGAATCTTTGGTTTCGATGGCCTATCGTCCTACTTTGCTACCAATAATGGTATTCCCGTATTCCTTCTTTTCTTTTTAGGATTTGGGCTTAAGGCAGGCTTTGTGCCGCTGCACACCTGGCTTCCGAACGCCCACCCTGCGGCACCCTCGCACGTTTCGGGCGCCATGTCGGGCATTATGATAAAGATGGGGATTTACGGATTGCTTCGTGTTCTTTTTGCAATGCACAGCCAATATTTAGAGGTAGGAATGATCTTGCTTGCGGTATCCCTTCTTACCGGAGTTTGGGGGGTAGTAAGCGCCATCGTACAAAAGGATTTGAAGAAGGTGCTTGCCTATAGCAGTATCGAGAACATCGGTATCATTGGAATTGGGCTTGGCTTAGGTTTCATCGGTCTTCATATTCAGTACCCTCAGCTATCGCTTTTGGCCTTTGCAGGAGCCGTACTGCATATCGTAAACCACTCGCTGTTTAAGCCCATGCTGTTTATGGGGGCAGGTTCGGTGTACACGGCAACCCATACGCGTAACATGAACGATTTAGGCGGACTTATCAAGAAGATGCCGCACACTTCGCTTCTCTTTATTGTTGGCGCAATGGCCATCTGTGCGCTTCCTCCGTTTAACGGCTTCATATCGGAGCTACTTATATATGTAGGGATGTTCGACAGCTTGGTGGGGCAGTCGCTCCGCGAAACCATCTTGCTCATCACCTCTTCGATGATTCTGGCGTTGATTGGCGGATTGGCCGTGTTTGCCTTCTCAAAGGCGGTGGGCATTGCATTCTTGGGCGCTCCCCGTAAGCCGATAGACCATGTTAAAGAGGTAAGTAGATGGATGCTCGTTCCTCAGTACGTTCTTCTTGCAGGAATACTAGCAATAGGTTTGTTCCCATCCATTGCCGTTAAGCTAATACTTCCGGTTGTTGCCCAGTTCCCACAGGTAAATACTTCGACCGAACTTTTGCAGCCTATACTAAATACAACCAGCAGCATCACCTGGATATCGTTGGCGTTTGTAGGTTTTATTGCGGTGATATTTTTCTTCCGCAAAAAGATGCAGCAGGATGTTATAATTACTGAAGGACCAACCTGGGGATGCGGCTACTCTGCCGTTAATGCTACGCAGCAGTATACCTCTACCTCGTATGCCGATAGCTTGATCTCCATATCTAAGCCGTTGGTGAAGGTTACGAAAGATTTTGAGCCGCTCGAGAAGACCGATTTCTTCCCTCATGCAACCAGCTTTAAGACCGGAAGCAACGACGTTTTCGAGGAAATGGTTACGGTGCATCCAACCAACAGGCTCCTGAAGATCATCCGTAAGGCCGCCATCCTTCAAACCGGGCATGTGCAGCACTACGTGCTCTACGCGTTGCTGTTTATTGTTGCCATTTTGGTGCTAACCTACTTTAAGCTGATTTAG
- a CDS encoding sodium-translocating pyrophosphatase: MLSIYFWIVPACAAVALLFAYIFFKGMMKESEGTETMARIASHVRKGAMAYLRQQYKVVGIVFIVLCALFAYMAYGPGLQNKWVWFAFLTGGFFSGLAGFIGMKTATYASARTANAARRSLNDGLKIAFRSGAVMGLVVVGLALLDISLWWILLDYFVEEATSSEKVVVITTTMLTFGMGASTQALFARVGGGIFTKAADVGADLVGKVEAGIPEDDPRNPATIADNVGDNVGDVAGMGADLYESYCGSILATSALGAAAFATNPELQFNAILAPMLIAAFGVVLSLIGIFLVKTKEGASQQQLLSALGRGINISSVLIVFASFLTVYLLGLDYMICGSIITGLVTGIIIGKSTEYYTSHAYAPTQGIAMSSKTGPATVIIKGIGTGMISTAIPVITIVIGIILSFLFAANFSFANMSMGLYGVGIAAVGMLSTLGITLATDAYGPIADNAGGNAEMSKLGEEVRHRTDALDALGNTTAATGKGFAIGSAALTGLALLASYVEEIKIALLRVGQATIEVSGQVVNTAEASLTDFMTYYDVTLMNPKVLAGVFIGSMMAFLFCGLTMNAVGRAAQKMVNEVRRQFREIAGIMEGKAEPDYAKCVEISTRGAQREMMFPSLLAIVTPIVTGIIFGVSGVMGLLVGGLGSGFVLAVFMANAGGAWDNAKKYIEEGNLDGKGSNNHKATVIGDTVGDPFKDTSGPSLNILIKLMSMVAIVMAGLTVAYSLL, translated from the coding sequence ATGTTAAGTATTTATTTTTGGATAGTTCCGGCATGCGCAGCAGTCGCATTACTATTCGCCTACATCTTCTTCAAGGGAATGATGAAGGAGTCAGAGGGCACAGAGACAATGGCTCGCATAGCCAGCCACGTTCGAAAGGGAGCAATGGCCTACCTTAGGCAACAGTACAAGGTAGTAGGAATCGTATTTATTGTGCTCTGCGCACTGTTTGCCTATATGGCCTATGGGCCAGGCTTGCAGAATAAGTGGGTTTGGTTTGCCTTCCTTACCGGCGGCTTCTTCTCGGGGCTTGCAGGTTTTATTGGGATGAAGACCGCCACCTACGCATCTGCTCGTACTGCAAATGCTGCCCGCCGCAGCCTCAACGATGGTCTTAAAATCGCCTTCCGTTCGGGAGCAGTTATGGGATTGGTGGTAGTTGGCCTAGCCCTTCTCGACATCTCGCTTTGGTGGATTCTTCTCGACTACTTTGTAGAAGAGGCAACATCCTCCGAAAAGGTTGTCGTAATTACAACCACCATGCTTACCTTCGGTATGGGTGCCTCTACTCAGGCGCTATTTGCAAGAGTTGGTGGTGGTATCTTTACCAAGGCTGCCGACGTTGGCGCCGACCTAGTAGGTAAAGTAGAAGCAGGCATTCCTGAAGATGACCCCCGCAACCCTGCCACTATTGCCGACAACGTGGGCGATAATGTGGGCGACGTTGCCGGTATGGGTGCCGACCTTTACGAGTCGTACTGCGGATCGATTTTGGCTACTTCGGCCCTTGGTGCTGCTGCATTTGCAACAAATCCCGAGCTGCAGTTTAACGCCATCCTTGCCCCAATGCTTATCGCCGCATTTGGCGTAGTGCTTTCGCTTATCGGAATCTTCCTTGTAAAGACCAAAGAAGGCGCATCGCAGCAGCAGCTGCTAAGCGCACTAGGAAGAGGCATCAACATCAGCTCGGTGCTAATCGTTTTTGCATCGTTCCTTACCGTATACCTGCTTGGGCTAGACTACATGATCTGCGGATCGATCATCACAGGTCTGGTTACGGGTATCATCATTGGTAAGTCTACCGAATACTACACCTCGCATGCCTACGCGCCAACCCAGGGTATCGCCATGAGCTCGAAAACCGGGCCTGCTACCGTAATCATTAAGGGTATTGGTACGGGTATGATCTCTACGGCAATTCCAGTTATTACAATCGTAATTGGAATTATCCTATCGTTCCTTTTTGCCGCCAACTTCAGCTTCGCCAATATGTCGATGGGACTTTACGGCGTGGGTATCGCCGCTGTAGGTATGCTATCGACCTTGGGTATCACCCTTGCGACCGATGCCTACGGTCCTATTGCCGATAACGCCGGTGGAAACGCCGAAATGAGCAAGCTAGGCGAGGAAGTACGCCACCGTACCGATGCGTTGGATGCTCTTGGAAACACCACCGCTGCAACTGGAAAGGGCTTTGCTATCGGATCGGCAGCGCTTACCGGCTTGGCCCTTCTTGCCTCGTACGTCGAGGAGATCAAGATTGCCCTACTCCGTGTTGGACAAGCTACCATAGAGGTTAGCGGTCAGGTTGTGAATACGGCCGAAGCTTCGCTCACCGACTTTATGACCTACTACGATGTTACCCTGATGAACCCTAAGGTACTTGCAGGCGTATTCATTGGCTCGATGATGGCCTTCCTATTCTGCGGATTAACCATGAACGCCGTAGGCCGTGCCGCTCAAAAGATGGTGAACGAAGTACGCCGCCAGTTCCGCGAAATCGCCGGCATTATGGAAGGAAAAGCCGAGCCAGACTACGCTAAATGCGTGGAGATCTCTACCCGTGGTGCTCAGCGCGAAATGATGTTCCCTTCGCTACTTGCCATCGTTACCCCTATCGTTACCGGAATTATCTTCGGCGTTTCGGGCGTAATGGGACTTCTTGTTGGTGGATTAGGTTCTGGCTTTGTGCTTGCCGTATTCATGGCCAACGCTGGTGGTGCCTGGGATAACGCCAAGAAGTACATCGAGGAAGGAAACCTAGATGGAAAGGGATCGAACAACCACAAGGCTACCGTTATTGGCGACACCGTGGGCGATCCATTTAAGGATACCTCTGGCCCTAGCCTCAACATCCTTATCAAGCTAATGAGCATGGTAGCCATCGTTATGGCTGGACTAACCGTTGCCTACAGCTTATTGTAA
- a CDS encoding FAD-binding and (Fe-S)-binding domain-containing protein yields the protein METIDAAHRAFIQKISAKVNRRYITTRAIDRLAWGTDASFYRQIPQVVVFPETPEEVSYILKCATSHNIPVTFRAAGTSLSGQSITNSVLVVAGKKWEKYSIAPDASQITLQCGIVGQRINEILAPLGRKFSPDPASLKSAMLAGIIMNNASGMNCGTHANSDKVIRSVRMIMPDGFRLDTGDEKSRTEFNNRYPTFCNDLHELRKEILANEELHRWIRYKYSIKNVTGLNILPLIEHSDPFDIITHLMVGSEGTLAFLEEATVTTEPLAPFRASAMVYFDGIREACLAIQRLKTEPVIGAELLDRLALKSVEDKPGMPDFLKTLPDSATAVLFETKAESQHELAENVALIKGIIESYKILMPVEFLDDEKEYSKLWAIRSGIFPSVGAMRPVGTSCLIEDVAFHMDNLPEATAELQQTIAKHGYADGVIYGHALEGNYHFIINQSFDSQSEIDRYEALMNDVIHLVVDKYKGSLKAEHGTGRNMAPFVEYEWGAEAFSIMKRIKVLFDPRGILNPGVIFNDDPHCHIKNLKELSLTNPHVDKCIECGFCEVNCLTYGLTLSSRQRIIVQREIARLEASGEDAALLTDLRKEYAYLGDATCAGDGLCATSCPMGINTAHLTHDVRQANIPQGSFAWKVGNFAANHFAGIKSTLRPVLSAANMAHTVMGSAALGAVTRTLHKTTGIPLWTPSMPKSNKVKPVVQKSSALKVVYFPSCINQTMGAAKGDPDQTPLPDKMMGLLHKAGYEVIFPENMEQLCCGTIWESKGMPDIADRKTKQLEEALWKASNNGEYPVLCDQSPCLYRMRTCIKSMKLYEPAEFIEAFLVDKLEFTPIDEPVALHITCSTTKMQLRDTIIGLAKRCSTNVLVPQEVGCCGFAGDKGFTNPEVNAYALRKLRPQLETANVRQGFSNSRTCEIGLTTNGKIPYMSIVYLVDRVTKPIKQ from the coding sequence ATGGAGACCATTGATGCTGCCCATAGGGCTTTTATACAAAAGATATCGGCGAAGGTAAATCGCCGATACATTACCACGAGAGCAATTGATCGTCTTGCCTGGGGTACGGATGCGAGCTTCTACCGCCAGATTCCCCAGGTGGTTGTTTTTCCTGAAACCCCTGAGGAGGTTTCGTATATCCTGAAGTGTGCTACCTCGCATAACATTCCTGTTACGTTTAGGGCTGCCGGAACAAGCCTATCGGGGCAAAGTATCACCAATTCGGTTCTTGTTGTTGCGGGTAAGAAGTGGGAAAAGTATTCGATTGCTCCCGATGCCTCGCAAATTACGCTGCAGTGCGGCATCGTAGGCCAGCGGATTAACGAGATTCTGGCTCCGCTAGGTCGTAAGTTCTCGCCCGATCCGGCGTCGCTTAAGTCGGCCATGCTTGCGGGCATTATCATGAATAACGCATCGGGGATGAACTGCGGCACGCATGCCAATAGCGATAAGGTTATTCGCTCGGTTCGAATGATTATGCCCGATGGCTTTAGGTTAGATACGGGCGATGAGAAATCGCGTACAGAGTTTAACAACCGCTATCCAACCTTCTGCAACGATTTGCACGAGCTGCGCAAGGAAATTTTAGCCAATGAGGAGCTGCATCGTTGGATTCGCTATAAGTATTCGATCAAGAATGTTACTGGACTGAATATCCTTCCGCTTATAGAGCATAGCGATCCGTTCGACATCATCACCCACCTAATGGTAGGGTCGGAGGGAACGCTGGCGTTTTTGGAGGAGGCTACCGTTACTACCGAGCCTCTTGCTCCATTCCGGGCAAGCGCTATGGTATACTTCGATGGCATACGGGAGGCCTGCTTAGCTATTCAGCGATTGAAGACGGAGCCTGTTATTGGTGCTGAGCTGCTCGATAGGTTGGCGCTAAAATCGGTTGAGGATAAGCCGGGAATGCCCGATTTTCTTAAAACGCTTCCCGATTCTGCTACTGCGGTTCTCTTTGAGACAAAGGCCGAATCGCAGCACGAGCTGGCGGAGAATGTTGCCCTGATTAAGGGAATCATCGAGAGCTATAAGATTTTGATGCCCGTCGAGTTCCTTGATGATGAGAAGGAGTACAGCAAGCTTTGGGCTATTCGCTCTGGCATCTTCCCTTCGGTAGGCGCAATGCGTCCTGTAGGTACATCGTGCCTTATCGAGGATGTTGCCTTCCATATGGATAACCTTCCGGAGGCAACTGCCGAGCTACAGCAAACCATTGCTAAGCATGGGTATGCCGATGGCGTTATCTACGGGCATGCGCTGGAGGGTAACTACCACTTCATCATCAACCAAAGCTTCGACAGCCAAAGCGAAATTGACCGCTACGAGGCCCTGATGAACGATGTTATCCACCTGGTAGTGGATAAGTACAAGGGCTCGCTGAAGGCCGAGCATGGAACGGGCCGCAACATGGCTCCATTTGTAGAGTACGAGTGGGGCGCTGAGGCGTTCTCCATCATGAAGCGTATTAAGGTGCTGTTCGACCCACGGGGCATCCTTAATCCGGGCGTTATCTTTAACGACGATCCGCACTGCCATATCAAGAATCTAAAAGAGCTGTCGTTAACCAACCCTCATGTTGATAAATGCATCGAATGTGGCTTTTGCGAGGTTAACTGCCTAACCTATGGTTTAACGCTATCCTCGCGCCAGCGAATTATTGTGCAGCGCGAAATAGCCCGACTTGAGGCTAGCGGCGAAGATGCCGCTCTTTTAACCGACCTGCGAAAAGAATACGCCTACCTTGGCGATGCTACCTGCGCCGGCGATGGCCTCTGCGCCACCAGCTGCCCAATGGGCATCAACACGGCGCACCTTACCCACGATGTTCGCCAGGCCAACATCCCTCAGGGGAGCTTTGCCTGGAAGGTGGGCAACTTTGCGGCCAACCATTTTGCTGGGATTAAGTCTACCCTACGTCCGGTTCTTTCTGCAGCCAACATGGCCCATACCGTTATGGGATCGGCCGCATTGGGGGCTGTAACCCGTACGCTGCATAAGACAACGGGGATTCCGCTTTGGACTCCATCGATGCCCAAAAGCAATAAGGTAAAACCTGTAGTGCAAAAGTCATCTGCATTAAAGGTGGTGTACTTCCCTAGCTGTATCAACCAGACGATGGGCGCAGCAAAGGGTGATCCGGATCAAACGCCGCTGCCCGATAAGATGATGGGGTTGCTTCATAAAGCCGGCTACGAGGTTATCTTCCCCGAAAATATGGAGCAGCTTTGCTGCGGTACCATCTGGGAAAGCAAGGGCATGCCCGATATTGCCGATCGTAAGACTAAGCAGCTGGAGGAGGCGCTCTGGAAGGCCAGCAACAACGGGGAATACCCTGTGCTATGCGATCAAAGCCCCTGCCTGTACCGTATGCGTACCTGCATAAAGTCTATGAAGCTTTACGAGCCTGCCGAGTTTATAGAGGCATTCTTGGTGGATAAGCTAGAGTTTACGCCCATCGACGAGCCTGTGGCGCTTCATATAACCTGCTCGACTACAAAAATGCAGCTGCGCGACACCATTATTGGATTGGCGAAGCGCTGTTCTACAAATGTGCTCGTTCCTCAAGAGGTGGGCTGCTGCGGCTTTGCCGGCGATAAGGGATTTACCAACCCCGAGGTTAACGCCTATGCCTTGCGCAAGCTGCGCCCACAGCTGGAGACGGCAAACGTTAGGCAGGGCTTCTCCAACAGCCGTACCTGCGAGATTGGGCTAACCACCAACGGAAAGATTCCCTACATGTCCATCGTTTACCTGGTGGATCGGGTGACTAAACCAATAAAGCAGTAA
- a CDS encoding RagB/SusD family nutrient uptake outer membrane protein, producing the protein MKRILRNIYLLLGLCAIVGTTSCDKFLTIDPEDTFTKDNYWTSEANVKLYAWKFYDLFLGYGNGTGTSSEFYFQNSPTAGCINISDDLANATFLKYNTTSVTTSSEWNNYYNQIRAANVMLEKLPTVPMSSEAAKHWEGVARFFRAYCYFALVQRYGDVPYIDKAASYTDDAGIYIPRTARATVMAKVIEDLTFASENMRVNDGATSINKYAAYALLSRVALFEGTYVKYHGIGNGAEYLTVAKNAADAIITSAKYTIGSDFKAVYNSIDLSSGSAKGEVIFYKKYLPAVLMHSIQSYTNTSSAINGLTKVAAESYVCSDGLPINQSSKYKGDNSLNDVLTERDKRMSAVVDAQGYGYADKTLGGLTSSTGYIICLYNSWIPPVKPVTENTTNGQNHIDAPVYTYAEVLLNYAEACAELGTCTQADLDKSINKLRTRAGLPNLTILGSDVTVNGVVINDPKRTSTLESISGIVSPLLWEIRRERRSELMTWTFIRYYDLMRWNKGEYLDSSKNPDVMLGAKLVGVTLKNTKVNADGYILPYTSSSVRTFESPKNYLNSIPLSEITLYATEGVELTQNPGWNK; encoded by the coding sequence ATGAAAAGGATTTTACGTAATATATACTTGCTTCTTGGGTTGTGTGCCATTGTTGGTACAACGAGTTGCGACAAGTTTCTTACCATTGATCCAGAGGATACTTTTACAAAGGATAACTACTGGACATCTGAAGCTAATGTAAAGCTTTATGCATGGAAATTCTATGACTTATTTTTAGGATATGGAAATGGAACGGGAACTTCATCTGAATTTTATTTCCAAAATTCGCCTACTGCTGGGTGTATTAATATTTCGGATGATTTAGCTAATGCTACTTTCTTGAAGTATAATACAACTTCGGTTACAACAAGTTCAGAATGGAATAACTACTATAACCAAATTAGAGCAGCTAATGTAATGCTCGAAAAGTTGCCAACTGTACCAATGAGTAGCGAAGCAGCAAAGCATTGGGAAGGTGTTGCAAGGTTTTTTAGAGCATATTGTTACTTTGCTTTAGTTCAAAGGTATGGAGATGTTCCTTATATTGATAAGGCTGCATCTTACACAGATGATGCAGGTATATACATACCAAGAACTGCAAGAGCAACTGTTATGGCGAAGGTTATTGAGGACTTGACATTTGCTTCTGAAAATATGAGAGTTAATGACGGAGCAACTTCAATAAATAAATATGCTGCTTATGCATTGCTTTCAAGAGTTGCATTATTTGAAGGGACTTATGTTAAGTACCATGGAATTGGGAATGGTGCCGAATACTTAACAGTTGCTAAAAATGCTGCAGATGCGATTATTACTTCTGCTAAATACACAATTGGATCAGATTTTAAAGCAGTATATAATTCTATAGACTTGTCTAGTGGTTCAGCAAAAGGAGAGGTTATTTTCTATAAGAAATATCTCCCAGCTGTATTGATGCATTCAATTCAATCATATACAAATACTTCTTCTGCAATAAATGGTTTAACAAAGGTTGCCGCAGAAAGTTATGTGTGTTCAGATGGGTTGCCAATCAACCAATCATCTAAATACAAAGGTGATAATTCGTTAAATGATGTTCTTACAGAGCGCGATAAAAGAATGTCTGCTGTTGTAGATGCTCAAGGTTATGGGTATGCAGATAAAACATTGGGAGGTCTTACCTCTTCAACTGGATATATTATTTGTTTGTATAATAGTTGGATTCCTCCTGTAAAGCCTGTAACGGAGAACACTACTAATGGACAGAACCATATTGATGCTCCAGTTTATACTTATGCAGAAGTATTATTGAATTATGCAGAAGCATGTGCTGAATTGGGAACTTGTACTCAAGCAGATCTTGATAAGTCGATTAATAAGTTGAGGACTCGTGCTGGTTTACCAAATTTAACAATCTTAGGTTCGGATGTAACTGTTAATGGTGTTGTCATAAATGATCCTAAGCGTACTTCTACATTGGAATCAATCAGTGGCATTGTTTCTCCTCTTTTGTGGGAAATTAGACGAGAAAGAAGATCAGAATTAATGACTTGGACCTTTATTAGATATTATGATTTAATGAGATGGAATAAAGGTGAATATCTAGATTCTAGTAAAAATCCTGATGTTATGCTTGGAGCCAAGTTGGTAGGTGTAACTTTGAAAAATACGAAAGTGAATGCAGATGGTTATATCTTACCATACACTTCATCTTCAGTTCGTACTTTTGAGTCACCTAAAAATTATTTGAACTCTATTCCATTAAGTGAAATTACGCTATATGCAACCGAGGGTGTTGAATTGACTCAGAATCCAGGCTGGAATAAGTAA